TCGAGGGAAAGGGTTCTCGAATAAGTATGAGAAGGCTGACGTTTCTACGTCACTAACGCCAGCGCGTCTCTGACTTTTCACGGTATCTGGAAAACCCCGCTTCCATTCCTCTCCCCTACAAGGAGAGAGGCTTTGATTTCTCCCCCTTCCCTCGTAGGGAAGGGGGCTGGGGGGTTAGGTCTAGCGTTAGCTTTTCCACATGACGTGAAAAGTCAGAGCGCGTCTGCGTTCTTCCTTAACATTTGGGTAAGTGCTACTTCTGTAAAACAGTTATCACAAACCAAACCTGCCAAGCGATGATTTCTCATCAGCTTGGTAGGTTATGAAACACTCAATGGACTGTGAACCCTAATCCAGTGAATAAATAAGTTTTTTAACTGATTTCACAGAATTTTAAGGACAAATATTGAGTACTTTCAGATTGTGATTCGGGTTTGATAGATTGAGATTAATGAATTTGTTTTGCTAACAGCTGATCCAAACTGCTACCGCGTATTTCTGTTTTTTTCCCTACCACATCCAGATAAGTAAGGTCTTTTATTTTACCTAAGCAATTTGTTGCAACATTGGTATCAGATTTTTTCCCAGCAGATTCTTGGACAGATTTTATACTTTCATCAGCATGTTGGGGCGATTTATTCGCTTGAGAGTTTTCTTTGAGCAATCTGTTATAGGTGCGGTAGGGAATGTAGTGTAAAGGATTGTAGCCAGCCAAACGTAGTATTAAAACACATGCCCAGGAATACTTTCCGGCCAAAATCGCCTCAACTATTTGGTCAAATTGTTCAGGATTGATCTTTTGATTGAAGTTGTTACTAATGCCGGCAATGTCTTGATTCATAGTGTTAATTATCTTGGATGAAACTAGTGCAATACTTTTATGTTTGTGGCAGGAGTCACGCCGCTGATAGTACTGGGAAAATGTCAGAAAATTTACAAGGAGTTAGAGCAAATTCCATAATTTTTCTACTTGCTACT
Above is a window of Nostoc sp. UHCC 0702 DNA encoding:
- a CDS encoding HetP family heterocyst commitment protein, which gives rise to MNQDIAGISNNFNQKINPEQFDQIVEAILAGKYSWACVLILRLAGYNPLHYIPYRTYNRLLKENSQANKSPQHADESIKSVQESAGKKSDTNVATNCLGKIKDLTYLDVVGKKTEIRGSSLDQLLAKQIH